One Hippocampus zosterae strain Florida chromosome 4, ASM2543408v3, whole genome shotgun sequence genomic window carries:
- the depdc7a gene encoding DEP domain-containing protein 7 → MAGKPFRATQIWSSIISNLHTHVEVKRRRHNLKSYEDCFLGSEAVDAVLTHITLNRFFGDDAVPRQKAVRLCQALMDSKVFEPVGVKVFGKEKKRDTFVDSSCSLYRFPSPQTGLSTLNNTKSNSTATIESGYDSPGIKRNKNSYNPLSERQEMPTYFTHSPVRRGRSVEDVLRNLNLNSTITPQMINLGLSCELVTEVWHQQAVCRLLQLIELPLLENLLGCKCASRSSLLTVDSDSDLLLSAGYLDREVLKAFTEAQADEWMSGAVDCLDFLPDNQVVEVSKGLAGCANDLFECKRLLYEVLAKHYARVEQPPLLSNHLFDIYSGISELLVNGKLEQALEALQLSLKLQDSRCREELRRLLRFMAIAANAQDIKLHKEIENRMAVKRSFSSAIVYSRRLSKGKVDLMVLFMMDNHCDLFNVPVSLHKMVSDRLKNIVRGNDADMITGPTYCTRQSAKDYSENRETHTKEELRALLRTIHENPNMPNKEKRRLLAQFYKGHPDIFVQYFGNKLSSMNMLLQ, encoded by the exons ATGGCTGGGAAGCCATTCCGGGCCACCCAAATCTGGAGCAGCATCATCTCTAACCTGCACACCCACGTGGAGGTCAAGCGCCGGCGCCACAATCTCAAGTCCTACGAGGACTGCTTTCTTGGCTCCGAGGCCGTGGACGCCGTGTTGACGCACATTACCTTGAATCGCTTCTTCGGTGACGATGCAGTCCCTCGCCAGAAAGCCGTGCGACTTTGTCAAGCCCTGATGGACTCGAAGGTCTTTGAGCCGGTGGGCGTGAAAGTGTTTGGCAAGGAAAAGAAGCGGGACACTTTTGTGGACAGTAGCTGTAGTTTGTACAGGTTCCCGAGCCCGCAGACGGGTTTGTCAACGCTGAACAATACCAAGTCTAACTCCACGGCAACCATAGAGAGCGGCTATGACTCTCCAGGCATAAAAAGGAACAAGAACAGCTATAATCCACTGTCTGAAAG ACAAGAGATGCCGACCTACTTCACTCATTCTCCCGTAAGACGAGGCAGATCAGTGGAGGACGTGCTGAGAAATCTCAACCTAAACTCGACCATCACGCCTCAGATGATCAACTTGGGCCTCTCATGTGAGC TGGTCACAGAGGTGTGGCACCAGCAGGCCGTGTGCAGGCTCCTGCAGTTGATTGAGCTCCCGCTGCTGGAGAACTTGCTGGGGTGCAAGTGTGCCTCGCGGTCTTCATTGCTCACGGTAGACAGCGACTCAGACTTGTTGTTGTCAGCAGGCTACTTGGACAGAGAAGTGCTCAAGGCCTTCACTGAGGCACA GGCAGATGAATGGATGTCTGGTGCCGTAGACTGTCTGGACTTCCTCCCCGATAATCAAGTGGTGGAGGTCAGCAAAGGTCTGGCGGGATGCGCCAATGACCTATTCGAATGTAAGAGGCTGCTCTACGAAGTCCTGGCGAAGCATTACGCTCGAGTCGAGCAGCCGCCGCTCCTCAGCAACCACTTGTTCGACATCTACTCGGGCATTTCGGAGCTTCTTG TAAACGGTAAACTGGAGCAAGCTCTGGAGGCACTACAGCTCAGCCTGAAGCTGCAGGACTCTCGATGCAGGGAGGAGCTGCGGCGGCTGCTCAGATTCATGGCCATTGCCGCTAACGCACAGGACATCAAACTCCACAAAGAG ATCGAGAACCGAATGGCAGTGAAGAGGTCATTCTCCAGCGCCATCGTGTACAGCCGAAGACTCTCCAAAGGCAAAGTGGACCTGATGGTTCTTTTTATGATGGACAACCATTGCGATCTATTCAAT GTTCCTGTTTCACTACATAAGATGGTCAGCGACAGATTGAAGAATATCGTTCGGGGGAACGATGCAGATATgataacag GGCCGACGTATTGCACAAGACAGAGCGCAAAGGATTATTCAGAAAACAGAGAGACGCACACTAAAGAGGAATTACGGGCGTTGCTACGGACAATCCATGAGAACCCCAACATGCCCAACAAGGAAAAGAGACGTTTGCTGGCCCAGTTCTACAAAGGCCACCCGGACATTTTTGTGCAATATTTTGGGAATAAGTTATCAAGTATGAACATGTTGCTCCAGTAA